A portion of the Stigmatella aurantiaca DW4/3-1 genome contains these proteins:
- a CDS encoding TetR/AcrR family transcriptional regulator — MARVKEFDRDEALDAAIVTFAAHGFAGTSTETLLEAMGIGRQSMYDTFGDKRQLYLAALRKYGSDSVSEILALLDRATSPLAGMEAVLRDFARNPRRLGMSSCLGVSSICEFGRSDRDIAAINDEFGKLLEHAFETRARAAIEAGEVDETLNAREVAHYLSTTLCGMKVAAEGGASSAQLAGVVRMTLRSLAR, encoded by the coding sequence ATGGCTCGTGTCAAGGAGTTCGACCGCGACGAGGCGCTCGACGCCGCAATCGTCACCTTCGCCGCCCACGGCTTCGCTGGAACCTCGACCGAGACCTTGCTCGAGGCGATGGGGATCGGGCGTCAGAGCATGTACGACACATTCGGCGACAAGCGGCAGCTCTACCTCGCTGCACTCCGCAAGTACGGCTCCGACAGCGTGAGCGAGATCCTCGCTTTGCTCGATCGCGCGACGTCGCCTCTGGCGGGCATGGAGGCGGTGCTCCGTGACTTCGCGCGCAATCCTCGTCGCCTGGGTATGTCGTCCTGCCTGGGGGTGTCGTCGATCTGCGAGTTCGGCCGCTCTGATCGCGATATCGCGGCCATCAACGACGAGTTCGGCAAGCTGCTCGAACACGCCTTCGAGACTCGGGCTCGCGCCGCCATCGAGGCGGGCGAGGTCGACGAGACGCTGAACGCGCGCGAGGTGGCTCACTACCTGAGCACGACGCTCTGCGGCATGAAGGTGGCCGCCGAGGGAGGTGCATCGTCGGCTCAGTTGGCCGGTGTCGTGCGGATGACGCTCCGGAGCCTCGCCCGCTGA
- the mlaC gene encoding phospholipid-binding protein MlaC — MFKRIMMLTMMVIAPLATAADQTNPYKLTNEVAQKTFDRLKREQPQIRQHPDHLRTIAHQELLPYTQLKYAGALVLGAYYKSATPTQRDAYFKAFEEYVAQAFGQALGYTHSDQTYQIAPEQPLGDNNKAAIRVTIIKSNDRPPLHLDFQWRNYSKKGYWQAYDVIIEGVSMVTTKQNEWADILRTKGIDGLTAHLQDSAKQPITLDNNK; from the coding sequence ATGTTCAAGCGCATCATGATGCTCACCATGATGGTAATCGCGCCGCTGGCTACTGCTGCGGATCAGACAAACCCATACAAACTCACGAACGAAGTGGCACAGAAAACCTTTGACCGCCTGAAACGCGAACAGCCCCAGATCCGTCAGCATCCTGACCACCTGCGGACCATTGCCCATCAAGAACTGCTCCCTTATACACAGTTGAAGTACGCGGGTGCACTGGTGTTAGGGGCCTACTACAAGTCGGCGACGCCGACGCAGCGTGACGCTTACTTCAAGGCGTTTGAAGAATATGTGGCACAGGCCTTCGGCCAAGCGCTGGGGTATACGCATAGCGACCAGACCTACCAGATTGCTCCAGAGCAACCGCTGGGCGACAATAACAAGGCGGCGATCCGTGTCACCATCATCAAGTCGAACGACCGTCCGCCGCTTCACCTGGACTTCCAGTGGCGCAATTACAGCAAGAAGGGTTATTGGCAGGCTTATGACGTAATTATCGAAGGTGTCAGCATGGTCACCACGAAGCAAAACGAGTGGGCTGATATCCTGCGCACCAAAGGTATCGATGGTCTGACCGCGCATCTGCAGGACAGTGCCAAGCAGCCGATCACCCTGGACAATAATAAATAG
- a CDS encoding StlD/DarB family beta-ketosynthase translates to MPQDVFITALGKFLPGDPIPNEQIEDYLGKVRGKPSRARSRVLAQNGITQRHYALDREQRTRFRNWELAVHAIQDALGRSPITLGEMDLLVTATTQADLVLPGFASQVHRALGGPACEVSSIQGICSSGMQALRAASLQVASGEASRAIVCASELVSRLLKAAHYEEVSDGSNSVPFEAEFLRWMLSDGAGAAVLQDRPHPSRPSLKVDWIDIRSHANKYELGMYVGAHRGPDGGFGTGWIDYPSFTEAAAAGVFTIKQDIRRLDSLVALGVDGFFALMDQGLLQPAEIDWCLIHYSSLHFKQPIIDLLEKGGVRIPQERWFSNLSTRGNTGCASIFLMLEELVNEGRVRPGERIFCMVPESGGFITCYAMLTVVSPTAPQRSALSLTTLPASETALLAPSPGDPLREKLVRELTHVWVDFEGKLQRVPILEKLSRGVFSVEDYQALLINLRQQVVEGSRWIARAASHITEEHLALRSSFIRHARDEHRDYEMLERHYVSLGGRQEDIAHAPKNIGSEALSAWMFHRAGQDNPFDLLGAMFIIEGLGSRVARRWGLAIREQLGLTEDQVRFFLYHGENDGSHMERLEAALGSGILTPELAARIVKTAKVTARLYLLQLEELGNV, encoded by the coding sequence ATGCCCCAAGACGTATTCATCACGGCCCTGGGCAAGTTTCTCCCGGGCGACCCCATTCCCAATGAGCAGATCGAGGACTACCTCGGCAAGGTCCGGGGCAAGCCCTCGCGCGCACGCAGCCGGGTCCTCGCACAGAACGGCATCACCCAGCGACACTATGCCCTCGATCGGGAGCAGCGCACGCGCTTCCGCAACTGGGAGTTGGCCGTCCATGCCATCCAGGATGCGCTGGGGCGCTCGCCCATCACCCTGGGGGAGATGGACCTGCTCGTCACCGCGACCACTCAGGCGGATCTCGTCCTTCCCGGCTTCGCCAGTCAGGTCCACCGGGCCCTGGGCGGACCCGCCTGTGAGGTCTCCTCTATCCAGGGCATCTGCTCCAGCGGCATGCAGGCGCTGCGCGCCGCCTCGTTGCAGGTGGCCAGCGGCGAGGCATCGCGCGCCATTGTCTGCGCCAGCGAACTGGTGAGCCGGCTGCTCAAGGCCGCCCACTATGAGGAGGTGTCCGACGGTTCGAACTCGGTGCCCTTCGAGGCCGAGTTCCTGCGCTGGATGCTCTCCGATGGCGCGGGGGCCGCGGTGCTTCAGGACCGGCCCCACCCCTCGCGGCCGAGCCTCAAGGTGGACTGGATCGACATCCGCTCTCACGCCAACAAGTACGAGCTGGGCATGTACGTGGGGGCCCACCGCGGCCCGGACGGAGGCTTCGGCACGGGGTGGATTGACTATCCCTCCTTTACCGAGGCCGCCGCGGCGGGGGTCTTCACCATCAAGCAGGACATCCGGCGGCTGGACTCCCTGGTGGCGCTGGGCGTGGACGGATTCTTCGCGCTCATGGACCAGGGCCTCCTCCAGCCCGCCGAGATCGACTGGTGCCTCATCCACTACTCATCCCTCCACTTCAAGCAGCCCATCATCGATCTGCTGGAGAAGGGTGGCGTGCGCATTCCCCAGGAGCGCTGGTTCAGCAACCTGTCCACGCGTGGAAACACCGGGTGCGCTTCCATCTTCCTCATGCTCGAGGAACTGGTGAACGAGGGCCGCGTCCGGCCAGGCGAGCGCATCTTCTGCATGGTCCCGGAGAGCGGCGGCTTCATCACCTGCTACGCCATGCTCACCGTGGTTTCTCCTACTGCCCCCCAGCGCTCGGCCCTCTCCCTGACCACCTTGCCGGCCTCCGAGACGGCCCTCCTGGCCCCCTCCCCGGGAGATCCTCTTCGCGAGAAGCTGGTGCGGGAGCTGACGCACGTCTGGGTGGACTTCGAGGGGAAGCTCCAGCGTGTGCCCATCCTCGAGAAGCTCTCGCGCGGCGTGTTCTCCGTGGAAGACTACCAAGCGCTGCTCATCAACCTCCGCCAACAAGTGGTGGAAGGTTCACGGTGGATTGCCCGCGCCGCCTCCCACATCACCGAGGAGCACCTGGCGCTGCGCTCGTCCTTCATCCGCCACGCCCGGGACGAGCACCGCGACTACGAGATGCTGGAGCGCCACTACGTCTCCCTGGGCGGCAGGCAGGAGGACATTGCCCACGCACCGAAGAACATCGGCAGCGAGGCCCTCTCCGCGTGGATGTTCCACCGCGCCGGCCAGGACAATCCGTTTGATCTGCTGGGCGCCATGTTCATCATCGAGGGCCTGGGCAGTCGCGTGGCGCGGCGCTGGGGTCTGGCCATCCGCGAGCAGCTCGGGCTCACGGAGGATCAGGTGCGCTTCTTCCTCTACCATGGCGAGAACGACGGCTCGCACATGGAGCGGCTGGAGGCGGCGCTGGGCTCCGGCATCCTCACGCCCGAGCTGGCCGCTCGCATCGTCAAGACGGCGAAGGTGACGGCACGGCTCTACCTGCTGCAACTCGAGGAGCTGGGAAATGTCTGA
- a CDS encoding acyl-CoA desaturase, with amino-acid sequence MSERLHPLWLVPFCLGYYLLAGLAINVAYHRVLSHRSLTLNRWLERLFVLLGLPAGTPIQWAGNHRWHHGHTDVLGDPHSPVLNGFWWAHVGWYIGTRNPVVCFLYSIAGPLRVLYDGWHRPRSNQQFNHLAKDVAADPWYVFMSRPIPYQFFCTLHVLVPAGGGYLLFGPAGVAAFWGMLVLLFNLGDAIDSVSHIWGERPFAEVHQARNGLFMGLFTLGEGWHANHHSFPSSARHGLLPGQFDFIWHVIRGLEWLGLAKDLHVPSAEAIEARKLRPVPTPPIRVTLPE; translated from the coding sequence ATGTCTGAGCGCCTGCATCCCCTGTGGCTGGTGCCGTTCTGCCTGGGCTACTACCTGCTGGCGGGACTGGCCATCAACGTGGCCTATCACCGCGTGCTCTCGCACCGCTCGCTCACGCTCAACCGCTGGCTGGAACGGCTGTTCGTCCTCCTGGGGCTGCCCGCGGGCACCCCCATCCAGTGGGCCGGCAACCACCGCTGGCATCATGGGCACACGGACGTGCTGGGAGACCCGCATTCGCCCGTGCTCAACGGATTCTGGTGGGCGCACGTGGGCTGGTACATCGGCACGCGCAACCCCGTGGTGTGCTTCCTCTACTCCATCGCGGGTCCTCTGCGCGTGCTGTACGACGGGTGGCACCGGCCTCGAAGCAACCAGCAGTTCAACCACCTGGCGAAGGACGTGGCGGCGGACCCCTGGTACGTCTTCATGAGCCGCCCCATTCCCTACCAGTTCTTCTGCACGCTCCACGTGCTGGTTCCCGCGGGAGGGGGCTACCTGCTCTTCGGCCCCGCCGGCGTGGCCGCGTTTTGGGGCATGCTGGTGCTCCTCTTCAACCTGGGGGATGCCATCGACAGTGTCTCGCACATCTGGGGCGAGCGGCCCTTCGCCGAAGTCCACCAGGCCCGCAACGGCCTCTTCATGGGCCTGTTCACGCTGGGAGAAGGCTGGCATGCCAACCACCACAGCTTCCCCTCCAGTGCCCGCCACGGGCTGCTGCCCGGCCAGTTCGACTTCATCTGGCACGTCATTCGCGGTTTGGAGTGGCTGGGGCTCGCCAAGGACCTCCATGTTCCCAGCGCGGAGGCCATCGAAGCCCGGAAGCTCCGGCCCGTGCCCACGCCACCCATCCGCGTCACCCTTCCCGAGTGA
- a CDS encoding DUF6999 family protein, translating into MASVDPVELLRNEPHDPRDPDPWVALFLDRSLPMHERTKAALLVDQRSASRQFLLPVLRPFSRLLIIVFQILKIFVPKRFTSSKLLHRLLSWGLRNFVSPEANYLILRHFHVGSEILDFIARNTPELGVPTNPIRPTNLGHVKGEIFLNHDLNLYNFVIRLNRAMREQDRTLAPPRKLDFSGISNEFPIEPMPRRWTNFMDLQSAIEIFTPMYQLFLTDRDFWRASNSLQLDETIAIYVATLLQAPGLVAIVNNRHPMVPLSTMRAGFRLMLHGLSAESLHGFLVECKNGRMPQLARIVAPSLQVHLPVTEVA; encoded by the coding sequence ATGGCGTCCGTCGATCCTGTCGAGCTGCTCCGCAACGAACCGCATGATCCACGCGACCCCGACCCCTGGGTGGCGCTCTTCTTGGACCGAAGCCTGCCCATGCACGAGCGCACCAAGGCGGCCCTGCTCGTGGATCAGCGCTCGGCCTCGCGGCAGTTTCTCTTGCCCGTCCTCCGGCCCTTTTCGCGGCTGCTGATCATCGTCTTCCAGATCCTGAAGATCTTCGTCCCCAAGCGGTTCACCTCCTCGAAGCTGCTGCACCGGTTGCTGTCCTGGGGATTGCGGAACTTCGTGAGCCCGGAGGCCAACTACCTCATCCTGCGCCACTTCCACGTGGGCTCGGAGATCCTGGACTTCATCGCGAGAAACACGCCCGAGCTGGGCGTGCCCACGAATCCCATCCGTCCGACGAACCTGGGGCACGTCAAGGGGGAGATCTTCCTCAACCATGACTTGAACCTCTACAACTTCGTCATCCGCCTCAACCGCGCCATGAGGGAGCAGGACCGCACCCTGGCACCGCCTCGGAAGCTGGACTTCAGCGGCATCTCGAACGAGTTCCCCATCGAGCCCATGCCACGGCGGTGGACGAACTTCATGGATCTCCAGTCGGCGATCGAAATCTTCACGCCGATGTACCAGCTCTTCCTCACGGACCGGGACTTCTGGCGCGCGAGCAACTCGCTTCAGCTCGACGAGACCATCGCCATCTACGTCGCCACGCTGCTCCAGGCGCCCGGGCTCGTGGCCATCGTGAACAACCGCCACCCGATGGTGCCGCTTTCGACGATGCGCGCAGGCTTCCGGCTGATGCTGCACGGGCTCTCGGCGGAGTCTCTCCACGGCTTTCTGGTGGAGTGCAAGAACGGGCGGATGCCGCAGCTGGCGCGCATCGTCGCCCCTTCACTCCAGGTGCACCTGCCCGTCACCGAGGTGGCTTGA
- a CDS encoding sterol desaturase family protein has translation MNFEQSLYGFVQRSSLPVLGALTAAGFALIYFGLGILGSWLSRRVFPRLGVGHVIDERPLRPGQVREEVGLSLVSIAIFGGYGALTLALDARGLTHIRWELTATGLAVDLGVLTLWNEVHFYLCHRLLHTRWLFRHVHAVHHRSRVPTPFSTYSFHPVEALLLGSVMVTLQLFYDLSFWAALTYPLVSLWMNTLGHLNYALATPRWWSAPLRASEHHSLHHRKVNGNFGFQSPVLDRLLGSALSRGSSHLGDGQVHLE, from the coding sequence ATGAACTTCGAGCAATCGCTTTATGGCTTTGTCCAGCGCTCTTCGCTGCCCGTGCTGGGCGCCCTCACCGCCGCGGGCTTCGCGCTGATCTACTTCGGCCTCGGAATCCTGGGCTCCTGGCTGTCCCGCCGTGTCTTTCCCCGGCTCGGCGTTGGGCACGTGATTGACGAGCGGCCCTTGCGCCCCGGGCAGGTGCGCGAGGAGGTGGGCTTGTCGCTCGTGTCGATTGCCATTTTCGGAGGCTATGGCGCGCTCACCCTGGCGCTCGACGCCCGGGGCCTCACGCACATCCGCTGGGAGCTGACAGCCACCGGACTCGCCGTCGATCTGGGGGTCCTCACGCTCTGGAACGAAGTGCATTTCTACCTCTGTCACCGCTTGCTGCACACGCGATGGCTCTTCCGTCACGTGCACGCCGTTCATCACCGCTCCCGGGTGCCGACGCCCTTTTCGACGTACAGCTTCCACCCGGTGGAGGCGCTCCTGCTGGGCAGCGTGATGGTGACCCTCCAGCTCTTCTACGACTTGAGCTTCTGGGCGGCGCTCACCTACCCCCTGGTGAGCTTGTGGATGAACACCTTGGGCCACCTCAACTACGCCCTGGCCACCCCGCGTTGGTGGAGCGCGCCGCTGCGCGCGAGCGAGCACCACTCCCTGCACCACCGCAAGGTGAACGGGAACTTCGGCTTTCAGAGCCCGGTGCTCGATCGGCTCCTGGGGTCCGCGTTGAGCCGCGGCTCAAGCCACCTCGGTGACGGGCAGGTGCACCTGGAGTGA
- a CDS encoding alpha/beta hydrolase family protein gives MPDTYRFLVDGHIPVLKLHFEPRPGPAVLVLHGLGANADTQYGELNALAHWGLSAVGVDAPHHGARRDAWLDEMAGLGFPESHARLLHAIREAARDVSRVIDHVVREGHGPIGLVGISFGAYTALAVAAEDSRVQATVSLLGSPDWSPREGPITEEIRELMRHAPVHRPWDCARHPLLLVTAGRDTVVPPHWARDFARTFWEGASGWDSHVEYVEYSESEHMMRQQDWEACWDRSLRFLRRHLYHE, from the coding sequence ATGCCCGATACGTACCGGTTCTTGGTGGACGGACACATTCCCGTTCTCAAGCTGCACTTCGAGCCCCGGCCTGGCCCGGCCGTCCTGGTTCTGCACGGCTTGGGGGCGAACGCCGACACCCAGTACGGAGAATTGAACGCGCTCGCCCACTGGGGGCTGAGCGCCGTGGGGGTGGACGCCCCGCACCATGGCGCCCGGCGCGATGCGTGGCTCGACGAGATGGCGGGGCTCGGTTTCCCGGAGTCCCATGCCCGCCTGTTGCATGCCATTCGCGAGGCTGCCCGGGATGTGTCACGCGTCATCGACCATGTGGTGCGCGAGGGCCATGGCCCTATCGGGCTCGTGGGCATCTCGTTTGGCGCGTACACGGCACTGGCGGTGGCCGCGGAAGACTCGCGGGTCCAGGCGACCGTGTCGCTGCTGGGCTCGCCGGACTGGTCTCCCCGGGAGGGACCCATCACCGAGGAGATTCGCGAGTTGATGCGCCACGCCCCCGTTCACCGCCCTTGGGACTGTGCACGCCACCCCTTGCTGCTGGTGACCGCGGGCCGTGACACGGTCGTTCCTCCCCACTGGGCCCGCGACTTTGCCCGGACCTTCTGGGAGGGAGCTTCCGGGTGGGACTCCCACGTCGAGTACGTCGAGTACTCAGAGTCGGAGCACATGATGCGGCAGCAGGATTGGGAGGCATGCTGGGACCGGTCGCTGCGCTTTCTCCGGCGCCACCTGTACCACGAGTGA
- a CDS encoding GlxA family transcriptional regulator → MRIHVLALDGVFDTGLAAILDTFATANELAAASRTPSMCFEVRTVGVRRRVRTGQGLGVPAVLATGLPRPDVIVMPGLGAKTPEMLQVALERRDVADAVSLLRRHAAAGTRVAAACSATFVLAEASLLDGQTATTTWWLAPLFRKRYPRVELDESRMVAANSLCVTAGAALAHLDLALWLVRQHSPDLAALTARYLVVDPRPSQAAYVIPDHLAHEDPIVVRFERWARLQLAEGFSLGAAARAVGASERTLARRLRSVLDRSPLSYFQDLRVERAVHLLQTSSASIDEIASQVGYSDGVTLRTLLRRKLGRGVRELRANTRVGA, encoded by the coding sequence ATGAGAATCCATGTCCTCGCCCTCGACGGCGTCTTCGACACCGGGCTGGCAGCGATCCTCGACACGTTCGCCACGGCGAACGAGCTGGCCGCAGCGTCCAGGACACCTTCCATGTGCTTCGAGGTCCGCACCGTGGGAGTTCGTCGCCGCGTGCGCACGGGCCAAGGTCTCGGGGTTCCGGCCGTCCTGGCAACGGGGCTCCCGCGTCCGGACGTCATCGTCATGCCAGGGTTGGGTGCCAAGACGCCCGAGATGCTCCAGGTGGCGCTGGAACGGCGGGACGTGGCGGATGCAGTCAGCCTCCTGCGGAGACACGCCGCGGCCGGAACGCGGGTGGCCGCGGCCTGCTCGGCGACCTTCGTCCTCGCGGAGGCTTCCCTGCTCGATGGGCAGACCGCGACAACGACGTGGTGGCTCGCGCCCCTGTTCCGGAAGCGCTATCCGCGCGTAGAACTCGATGAGTCGCGCATGGTGGCCGCGAACTCACTCTGCGTGACGGCGGGAGCCGCGCTGGCCCATCTCGATCTGGCATTGTGGCTGGTGCGGCAGCACAGCCCGGATTTGGCGGCGTTGACGGCCCGTTACCTCGTCGTCGATCCGCGCCCCTCGCAAGCAGCCTACGTCATCCCCGACCACCTCGCCCACGAAGACCCCATCGTCGTGCGCTTCGAGCGCTGGGCCCGGCTCCAGCTCGCGGAGGGCTTCTCCCTGGGAGCAGCGGCCCGCGCGGTCGGAGCCAGTGAGCGGACACTCGCTCGCCGGCTGCGGAGCGTGCTCGACAGATCCCCGCTCTCGTACTTCCAAGACCTGCGCGTCGAGCGCGCGGTCCACCTGCTTCAGACAAGCAGCGCGAGCATCGACGAGATTGCATCGCAGGTGGGCTACTCCGACGGGGTGACGCTGCGGACGCTGCTCCGGCGAAAGCTCGGCCGAGGCGTGCGCGAACTGCGCGCAAACACGCGAGTGGGTGCCTGA
- a CDS encoding putative quinol monooxygenase has product MVRVGLLVRLQAKQGKEEEVARFLQGALPLANEEAATPVWFALRLGPSSFGIFDAFADDAGRQSHMAGRIAAALMAKAPELLSEPPSIEKVDVLASKIPG; this is encoded by the coding sequence ATGGTGCGCGTGGGTTTGCTCGTACGGTTGCAGGCAAAGCAGGGGAAGGAAGAGGAGGTCGCGCGGTTTCTCCAGGGGGCGTTGCCCCTGGCGAACGAGGAAGCCGCCACGCCAGTCTGGTTCGCCCTCCGCCTGGGGCCGTCCTCGTTCGGAATCTTCGATGCCTTCGCCGACGATGCGGGGCGTCAGTCTCACATGGCGGGGCGGATTGCCGCCGCGCTGATGGCCAAGGCGCCGGAGCTGCTCTCGGAGCCTCCGAGCATTGAGAAGGTGGACGTGCTCGCCAGCAAGATCCCTGGCTGA
- a CDS encoding serine/threonine-protein kinase, translating into MTSVLLAPGTEVGTWRVLEARGQGSYGAVYRVEKAGHPEDGPFALKLALYLNDPRFEREGEVLSRLQHPHVPRLLERGSWEVPGGGAFPFIVMEWVEGVPLYEWAAQYPLTSRQALKLLAQVASALVATHEAEGVHRDVKGDNILVRTRDAHAVLMDFGSAYYRRARVLTHQFPPPGTPQYQSPESQRFQWEQRHQPLARYEAQPSDDLYALGVTAYRWVTGRYPPAALDMKVTEEGFEFFQPPWVPPETLCSVCPELAQIIQRLLSDQPSSRGSTSEVFEALERLAKTAGPRADRPIAPLPAQADAVRTSRPLSSWAEAPWLAMVALVYLVLGAWWMRGGQDFLSARSHGAQRGEQRDAGTVGLGEEVLSGPALMGPNEPGSRGLGLEMPRKPLPGQRRPPCEKPLVEINEGCWGRLGDAVPPCGANAYEWKKGCYLPLVAPRRPSTSDAPQ; encoded by the coding sequence GTGACCTCGGTCTTGCTTGCTCCTGGAACGGAAGTGGGCACCTGGCGCGTGCTGGAAGCGCGCGGCCAGGGCTCCTACGGCGCCGTCTACCGCGTCGAAAAGGCAGGGCATCCGGAGGACGGCCCCTTCGCGCTGAAGCTGGCCCTTTACCTGAATGACCCTCGGTTCGAGCGGGAGGGGGAGGTGCTCTCACGCCTCCAGCACCCTCATGTTCCCCGGCTCCTGGAGCGGGGGTCATGGGAAGTGCCGGGCGGTGGGGCCTTCCCCTTCATCGTCATGGAGTGGGTGGAGGGCGTGCCCTTGTACGAGTGGGCCGCTCAGTATCCGCTCACATCCCGTCAAGCCTTGAAGCTCCTGGCGCAGGTGGCCTCCGCCTTGGTGGCCACACACGAGGCGGAGGGCGTGCACCGCGACGTCAAGGGTGACAATATTCTCGTGCGGACCAGGGACGCCCATGCGGTGCTGATGGACTTCGGCTCGGCGTACTATCGAAGGGCGCGGGTGCTGACGCACCAGTTTCCGCCTCCCGGAACCCCTCAGTACCAGAGTCCCGAATCCCAGCGTTTCCAATGGGAGCAGCGGCACCAGCCTCTGGCCCGCTACGAGGCTCAGCCCTCCGATGACCTGTATGCGCTGGGGGTGACGGCGTATCGCTGGGTTACCGGCCGGTACCCCCCAGCGGCCCTGGACATGAAGGTGACCGAGGAGGGGTTCGAGTTCTTTCAGCCCCCCTGGGTGCCTCCCGAGACACTGTGCTCCGTGTGCCCAGAGCTGGCGCAAATCATTCAGCGGCTTCTCAGCGACCAGCCCTCCTCGCGGGGGAGCACTTCGGAGGTTTTCGAGGCATTGGAGCGCTTGGCCAAGACAGCCGGGCCTCGGGCGGATCGGCCCATTGCACCCTTGCCGGCTCAAGCAGACGCGGTGCGGACATCCCGGCCGCTGTCGTCCTGGGCGGAGGCACCGTGGCTTGCAATGGTGGCACTGGTGTACCTGGTGCTCGGGGCCTGGTGGATGAGGGGCGGGCAAGACTTCCTCTCAGCGAGAAGCCATGGCGCGCAGCGCGGCGAACAGCGGGACGCTGGCACGGTGGGGTTGGGGGAGGAAGTGCTCTCCGGTCCTGCGCTGATGGGCCCGAATGAGCCGGGGAGCAGGGGACTCGGTCTCGAGATGCCGAGGAAGCCACTGCCCGGTCAGCGGCGCCCTCCCTGTGAAAAGCCCTTGGTGGAGATCAACGAAGGGTGCTGGGGTCGTTTGGGCGATGCCGTGCCGCCATGCGGTGCCAACGCCTACGAGTGGAAGAAGGGATGCTATCTACCCCTTGTCGCTCCGCGGAGGCCGTCGACCTCCGATGCGCCGCAGTGA